Genomic segment of Archangium lipolyticum:
GTACTTTCCGCACCCGGGTGGAAACTTCCGGCGGGTCCTCGCGATAATCGCGCTTGTCCCCCCTGGCCTGACCTGAAGTCCTCAGTGCCGGACGCATCCCGAGGAAGAGATCATGAGGATCAGCCGCCCCGGCACTCCCCCCGCCCGGACCCAGGTGCCGCAGCCGGAGCCCAAGCCCGTCGCCCCGCAGAAGAACACGGTCCGCTCGCCGGCCACCTCCTCGTCGGCGGCCCCGGCCCGCTCCGCCGATACCTTCGAGGCGCCCCGCCCGACCCCGACGGCCTCCACCGGGGGCACGGCCCGGAGCAACGCCGCCCGGAACCTCCCGGCGGAGATTCCCACCGGCACCAAGGACTACTACCGCCAGCGCTACGACGACTTCGTGCGCCGCAACCCGGGGATGACGCCGCCCTCGTACTACCTGGAGTACGGGCAGAAGTACTGCGACCGCTTCTCCAGTCTCGGGCCCAAGGACCTGACCCCCGAGGGCCTCGCATGGCGCGACCGGACGCTCAAGGCCCTGCAGGATTCCATCGAGACCAAGCGGATGGAGGACCCGGTGGGCTTCGCCCAGCTCGAGCGCGACCCCGAGGCCTTCAAGAAGTTCGCCTACGACTCGCACCCGGATGCCTACGTGCAGTCCGGCCTCTACAAGCTGCCGGCGCAGGACCTGCTGAAGATTGGCACCACGCCGGACCTCAAGGACCTGTTCACCAAGGACGGCCTGCGTCAGGTCGCGGTGGCGCTCGGCAAGATGAAGCCCCAGGACGCGGCGAACGTGGCCAAGGAGTCGCTCGAGGAGCTGTGGAAGGACATCAAGCCGTCGTGGCCACCGATCATCAAGCCGCCCCACCTCTCACTTCCCTGGTAGCGGGCGGGCTGGCATCTTCGCCCCCGCATTCGACATCCGAGGTTGACGCGTGCCGGAGAAAGACTGGGAGAGGCTGGGAGAGCTGTCCGAGGGTTTGAAGATCGGAGCGGTGGCGGCGAGCCGTGAGGGCTTCGGGCTCATCGGCGCGGTGGTGGAGCCACCCGCTGGCAGCCTCCTGGAGCGCATGAAGGGCCGCCGCGCTCAAATCCATCGCGTCGCCGCCGGGTCCGTGTCGAGGACCTGGGAGGGCCCGGGCTGGGTGCAGGCGCTGGACTGCGACGGGGCGCTGAGCGTGGCCATTGGCGCGACGCTGAAGCCCTCGGGCTCGGGGTCGGATTACCACCTGCTGGTGTCCACGGATGGTGGCCGCGAGTGGCAGACGCGCGGGCCCGTGGGCGCGCCGAGCCTCGGTCAGGTGCTGGCCGTCAGCGCGCAGGAGGTCTGGGTGCTGGGGGCCTGGTTCCTCGGGCGCACCGCGGATGGGGGCGCCACGTGGACGGAGCTGGAGCTCGAGGGCGAGCGCAACCCGCACACCGAGCGGCTGCGGCGGGTGGAGGGCGGCGTGGCCCTGCTGGGCCGTGGCCTCTCCGTCACGACGGACGGGGGCGCCACCTGGAGCCAGGTGGACGTGGGCGCGGCGCGCGTGGTGGACGTGGACGGGGCCTTCGTGGCCGCGGTGGTGGAGGGGCAGGCCCGGGTGGGCGAGCGTCAGGGCTCGGAGGTGCGCTGGCTGGAGCCGCTCCCCGCGGGCCGTGAGCCGCTGCGCCTCGTGGCCACCGAGGGCGTGCTGCGCCTGCTCACCCGGGGCGCGGACCCGTCCAAGGGGACCGACCTGGCCCTGCACCAGAGTGAGGACGGGGGGCGGACGTGGTCGAACCACTCGCTGCCCATCGGGCCCCAGGTGGACATCGCCGGCCGCGAGTGGGGTCTGGGCGTGGATGTCCGCGGTGCCGTCTACGGCCGCGTGGGGTGAGGCGACCCCCCTCCCGGAGCTGAGCATTAGCCACATTTGGCCAACCGGGGGAATGGTGCGCCGCATTCCATGACTTATAGAGTCATGAGGAAGGAGATGACGGCAGCAGTAGCTTCGCTGTGGGCGCACGAGGAGTTTGGGCAGGCGCAGCTCGGGGACGAGAGACGTACGCAGCGGCTGGTCGACATGGCAGCGCAGGCGGTGCAGAAGCCGGCGGGCAAGTTGACGCAGGTGTGGGAGCAAGGGCCAGGGAGACAGGGGGCATACCGGCTGCTGGAGAATGAAGAGGTAGAGGCCGGGGACATGACGAGCGCGGCAGGGGAGGCGGCATTTGGGCGTGCCAGGGGGCCGCTGGTACTGGCCGCTACGGACGGTTGCTCACTGAATGTGCTGGCGGCGCGCAACAAGCAGCTGTCCAAGGGTTTTGGTCCGGTGGGCACGGACAAGA
This window contains:
- a CDS encoding beta propeller repeat protein; the encoded protein is MPEKDWERLGELSEGLKIGAVAASREGFGLIGAVVEPPAGSLLERMKGRRAQIHRVAAGSVSRTWEGPGWVQALDCDGALSVAIGATLKPSGSGSDYHLLVSTDGGREWQTRGPVGAPSLGQVLAVSAQEVWVLGAWFLGRTADGGATWTELELEGERNPHTERLRRVEGGVALLGRGLSVTTDGGATWSQVDVGAARVVDVDGAFVAAVVEGQARVGERQGSEVRWLEPLPAGREPLRLVATEGVLRLLTRGADPSKGTDLALHQSEDGGRTWSNHSLPIGPQVDIAGREWGLGVDVRGAVYGRVG
- a CDS encoding IS4/Tn5 family transposase DNA-binding protein is translated as MTAAVASLWAHEEFGQAQLGDERRTQRLVDMAAQAVQKPAGKLTQVWEQGPGRQGAYRLLENEEVEAGDMTSAAGEAAFGRARGPLVLAATDGCSLNVLAARNKQLSKGFGPVGTDKSKARGLEVVSALLLSDKGVPLGIGGQRYWGRQHSSEQPADKRSLEDKETRY